From Natator depressus isolate rNatDep1 chromosome 7, rNatDep2.hap1, whole genome shotgun sequence, the proteins below share one genomic window:
- the LOC141991621 gene encoding uncharacterized protein LOC141991621, with the protein MKARCAPEPVRAGGHFPSYRFSALPPCHCRARVQREAAAAEGRGFQGNARDFQPAGAARWTVTDGRFPQGSVSLNPGGLALVRTTAGGAPPGLQRKRALAGWGYDPVAGAWSRRRRRLAANARERRRMLALNVAFDRLRSVIPALRNEKKLSKAETLQMAKIYISMLSELLQRGEGAGGPRGTGETLALQKGGSTQRPDTVAPPSTEKCSPMLPPARNSSRALNSPRSAATEPRATRS; encoded by the coding sequence ATGAAAGCCCGCTGCGCTCCGGAGCCGGTAAGGGCGGGAGGCCACTTTCCCAGCTACCGTTTCTCAGCGCTGCCGCCCTGCCACTGCAGAGCCCGGGTGCAaagggaggcggcggcggcggagggGAGAGGTTTCCAGGGAAACGCAAGGGATTTCCAGCCCGCCGGTGCTGCACGCTGGACAGTGACCGATGGCCGATTTCCCCAGGGATCCGTGAGCCTGAATCCCGGGGGACTGGCCCTAGTGCGCACCACAGCCGGGGGGGCCCCGCCTGGGCTCCAGAGGAAGAGAGCGCTGGCGGGCTGGGGATACGATCCTGTCGCGGGGGCATGGAGCAGACGGCGCCGGCGGCTGGCAGCCAATGCCCGGGAAAGGAGGCGGATGCTGGCTTTGAATGTGGCCTTTGATCGTCTGCGGAGCGTCATCCCGGCGCTGCGTAACGAAAAGAAACTGTCCAAAGCGGAGACTCTGCAGATGGCCAAGATCTACATCTCCATGCTGAGCGAGCTGCTGCAGAGGGGAGAAGGCGCGGGCGGCCCGCGGGGCACGGGGGAGACGCTGGCCCTGCAGAAGGGGGGAAGCACCCAGCGCCCAGACACGGTTGCGCCCCCATCCACGGAGAAATGCAGCCCTATGCTTCCACCAGCCAGGAACTCATCCCGGGCGCTTAATTCACCCCGGAGTGCTGCCACGGAGCCGAGAGCCACACGGTCCTGA